A genome region from Salvia splendens isolate huo1 chromosome 19, SspV2, whole genome shotgun sequence includes the following:
- the LOC121778312 gene encoding protein LATERAL ORGAN BOUNDARIES-like, protein MASSSSYNPPCAACKFLRRKCMAGCIFSAYFPAEEPQKFANVHKIFGASNVGKLLHELLPHQRDDAVNSLAYEAEARVRDPVYGCIGAISFLQSQVDRLQKELDAANADLVRFACNDNSQIGRNGVPWNHIYSNSYGGEGMDGSN, encoded by the coding sequence ATGGCTTCCTCAAGCTCGTACAACCCGCCCTGCGCGGCGTGCAAATTCCTAAGGCGGAAGTGCATGGCGGGATGCATCTTCTCGGCGTACTTCCCGGCGGAGGAGCCGCAGAAGTTCGCGAACGTGCACAAGATCTTCGGCGCGAGCAACGTGGGGAAGCTCCTGCACGAGCTGCTGCCCCACCAGCGAGACGACGCGGTCAACTCCCTTGCCTACGAGGCGGAGGCCCGCGTCCGAGACCCCGTGTACGGCTGCATCGGCGCCATTTCGTTCCTCCAGAGCCAAGTCGATCGCCTCCAGAAGGAGCTCGACGCCGCCAATGCAGACCTCGTTAGGTTCGCTTGCAATGACAATAGCCAGATCGGAAGAAATGGTGTGCCATGGAATCATATTTATAGTAATTCTTATGGCGGTGAAGGGATGGATGGAAGTAATTGA